A region from the Achromobacter seleniivolatilans genome encodes:
- a CDS encoding alginate O-acetyltransferase AlgX-related protein, with product MPLTSRFSRRLAGGLSAAVLAFAGATAYAQEASSIVIQGKDNWLFPGWGSLTQVDTRGIDASTQLIRETRDALAAKGVQLEVLVLPDKTLFYQDKLPDGKALSADVKKRYQTIQEKLKQAGVSTFDDEAVLKRVKDAGQDVFYRTDQHWTQAAADATAEALAQQIKQDVKTLAGKPGSGMPLGSVVNERRYGDLAELFLTPDQRKQAGRETFVVRRQADNQNLLDDAPAPVHVTGHSMVQPYFGFPQKLSNVLDRPVSVNWKPGNVGQWIMLLEYLESPAFKQNKPQVLVWQMFEPTYAQGPDAKGLWDNASIMSADAWRSRMKAAIGK from the coding sequence TTTCCCGCCGCCTGGCCGGCGGCTTATCCGCTGCCGTGCTGGCCTTCGCTGGCGCCACGGCTTACGCCCAAGAGGCATCGTCCATTGTTATTCAAGGCAAAGACAACTGGCTCTTTCCGGGCTGGGGCAGCCTGACCCAAGTGGACACGCGCGGCATCGACGCTTCTACCCAACTGATCCGCGAAACCCGCGACGCGCTGGCAGCCAAAGGCGTCCAACTGGAAGTTCTGGTGCTTCCGGACAAAACGCTTTTCTATCAGGACAAGCTGCCCGACGGCAAGGCGCTCAGCGCCGACGTGAAGAAGCGCTATCAGACCATCCAAGAAAAGCTCAAGCAGGCGGGCGTATCTACCTTTGACGACGAAGCCGTGCTCAAGCGCGTGAAGGACGCCGGCCAGGATGTCTTTTACCGCACCGACCAGCACTGGACGCAGGCAGCCGCTGATGCCACCGCCGAAGCGCTGGCCCAGCAGATCAAGCAGGACGTAAAGACCCTGGCGGGCAAGCCGGGTAGCGGCATGCCGTTAGGCAGCGTCGTCAATGAACGCCGGTACGGCGACCTGGCCGAACTGTTTCTAACGCCTGACCAGCGCAAGCAGGCAGGCCGCGAGACCTTCGTCGTACGCCGGCAGGCAGACAACCAAAACCTGCTGGATGACGCCCCTGCCCCCGTGCACGTCACCGGCCACAGCATGGTGCAGCCGTATTTCGGCTTCCCGCAAAAGCTGTCCAACGTGCTGGACCGGCCCGTCTCGGTCAACTGGAAGCCAGGCAATGTTGGTCAATGGATCATGCTGCTGGAATATCTGGAGTCGCCAGCGTTCAAGCAGAACAAGCCGCAAGTGCTGGTGTGGCAGATGTTTGAACCAACCTATGCACAAGGACCGGACGCCAAGGGCCTGTGGGATAACGCGTCCATCATGAGCGCCGACGCGTGGCGCAGCCGCATGAAAGCAGCCATAGGCAAGTAA
- a CDS encoding alginate O-acetyltransferase AlgX-related protein yields the protein MESSDKADPPSHKLGAIVVALLLAVGLGWGVWCLIDARISAEQVSPQAWADGTAGGALNKAMHMPRQAELDTWNAALRYRTLGDLGDQVALGCPQWLFYRDGLRPQPGVHVFNERLRLMRYWVDELRKKQVQVLVVAVPDKSRIESDHLCGLPVSIPMRQTLDAWQAALQAEGVPFVDVRDALLAAPAPRFFRTDVHMNAQGAQAAAQRVADAALPLLQGRGQQAFKTEEPGPAQPRMGDLIVLSGLEHARPGWRPELDSVRPQNIEPIRSGGLLDEAPPVEVLLAGTSNGRRSNFGERLGIGLGREVWNMSLDGGQFSGALLVALNQREQWPKSLKLLIWEFSENALSLPLTQDEKSVLARLP from the coding sequence GTGGAATCCTCGGACAAAGCAGATCCGCCCAGTCACAAGCTGGGCGCTATCGTCGTCGCACTGCTGCTGGCGGTTGGCCTGGGCTGGGGCGTCTGGTGCCTGATAGACGCCCGGATCAGCGCCGAACAAGTCTCGCCGCAGGCGTGGGCCGACGGCACGGCGGGGGGCGCGTTGAACAAAGCCATGCACATGCCGCGGCAGGCGGAATTGGATACGTGGAATGCCGCCTTGCGTTACCGCACTCTGGGCGACCTGGGCGACCAAGTGGCGCTGGGCTGCCCGCAGTGGCTGTTCTACCGCGATGGCCTGCGGCCCCAACCTGGCGTCCATGTCTTTAACGAGCGCCTGCGACTGATGCGGTATTGGGTGGACGAACTGCGCAAAAAACAGGTTCAGGTGCTGGTCGTTGCCGTCCCCGACAAATCCCGCATTGAATCCGACCATCTCTGCGGCCTGCCCGTGTCGATTCCGATGCGTCAGACGCTGGATGCCTGGCAAGCCGCTTTGCAGGCAGAAGGCGTGCCATTCGTCGATGTGCGTGACGCATTGCTTGCCGCTCCCGCGCCGCGATTTTTCCGCACCGACGTGCATATGAACGCGCAAGGCGCGCAAGCCGCAGCCCAGCGAGTGGCCGACGCAGCCCTGCCTTTGCTGCAAGGCCGCGGCCAGCAAGCCTTCAAGACAGAAGAGCCCGGGCCTGCGCAGCCTCGCATGGGCGACCTGATCGTCCTGTCCGGACTGGAACATGCACGGCCGGGCTGGCGGCCTGAACTGGACAGCGTGCGTCCACAGAACATCGAACCCATACGCAGCGGCGGACTGCTGGACGAAGCGCCCCCGGTAGAAGTGCTGCTCGCGGGCACCTCCAACGGCCGCCGCAGCAATTTCGGCGAAAGACTGGGCATAGGACTGGGCCGGGAAGTCTGGAACATGAGTCTGGATGGCGGCCAATTTTCCGGGGCCTTGCTGGTCGCGCTGAATCAGCGCGAACAATGGCCCAAGAGTTTGAAGCTGCTGATCTGGGAGTTCTCGGAAAATGCCCTGTCCCTGCCGCTGACCCAGGACGAAAAGTCCGTGCTGGCCCGCCTGCCGTAG
- a CDS encoding MBOAT family O-acyltransferase has product MLFNSYLFLLIFLPVTVAVYYALGPLNVRLAALWLCLTSLVFYGWWNPQFVALLAGSIAFNYVISLLILHNTGRPKLQGLIVGLGVGADLTLLFHYKYFATLLNFLTDLGMTSTTMDDIILPLGISFFTFTQIGYLLDCRAGIVKERSLLSYVLFVTFFPHLIAGPILHHKEMMPQFAQSENYRFKAENLSVGAMLFVIGLAKKVLLADGIAPYADAGFAAPGELMFWGSWGASLCYALQLYFDFSGYSDMALGLAKMFGIRFPLNFNSPYKATNIIEFWARWHMTLTRYLTAYLYYPVAMAVSKWRTNRNLPVGSAGISTAGGFISSIAFPTLFTMTLAGVWHGAGFQFIVFGLLHAMYLSVNHAWRIFVVGRKPASARKAGPIKRALCILLTFVAVLVAQAFFRAHGVGDAMLLMQGMIGGRGMESLDLSAHISGLPIGDAWRVIVGHHMQLIYAVVLLGIAWFTPNAHQILGRYSPALFKPQEAPQAFMRWRPNTAWLIVMLALLFLCLVNLHKETRFLYFQF; this is encoded by the coding sequence ATGCTATTTAACTCTTACCTGTTCCTGCTGATCTTCCTGCCGGTCACGGTGGCCGTCTACTACGCACTGGGGCCGTTGAACGTGCGTCTGGCCGCCCTGTGGTTGTGCCTGACCTCGCTGGTGTTCTATGGCTGGTGGAATCCCCAATTCGTGGCGCTGCTGGCGGGTTCCATCGCATTCAATTATGTGATCAGCCTGCTGATCCTGCACAACACCGGCCGCCCCAAACTGCAAGGCCTGATCGTCGGGCTGGGCGTGGGCGCGGACCTGACGCTGCTGTTCCACTACAAGTATTTTGCGACGCTGCTCAATTTCCTGACCGACCTGGGAATGACGAGCACGACGATGGACGACATCATCCTGCCCTTGGGTATTTCGTTTTTCACGTTTACCCAGATCGGTTATCTGCTGGATTGCCGCGCGGGCATCGTGAAGGAACGCAGCCTGCTCAGTTATGTGCTGTTCGTCACCTTCTTTCCGCATTTGATCGCAGGCCCCATCCTGCATCACAAGGAAATGATGCCGCAGTTCGCGCAAAGCGAGAACTATCGATTCAAAGCCGAAAACCTGTCTGTCGGCGCCATGCTGTTTGTCATCGGGCTGGCCAAGAAGGTGTTGCTGGCCGATGGCATCGCGCCGTATGCGGACGCCGGTTTCGCGGCGCCCGGCGAACTGATGTTCTGGGGTTCCTGGGGTGCAAGCCTGTGCTACGCGCTGCAGCTGTACTTTGACTTTTCAGGCTATTCGGACATGGCGCTGGGCCTGGCCAAGATGTTTGGCATCCGTTTCCCGCTGAACTTCAATTCGCCCTACAAAGCCACCAACATTATCGAGTTCTGGGCCCGTTGGCACATGACGCTGACGCGCTACCTTACCGCCTATCTGTACTACCCCGTGGCGATGGCTGTGTCCAAGTGGCGCACCAACCGCAATCTGCCGGTGGGGTCAGCGGGCATCAGCACGGCCGGCGGCTTCATCAGCAGCATCGCCTTCCCCACGCTGTTCACGATGACGTTGGCCGGCGTGTGGCACGGCGCCGGTTTCCAGTTCATTGTGTTCGGCCTGCTGCACGCCATGTATCTGTCGGTGAACCACGCCTGGCGCATTTTTGTCGTGGGCCGCAAGCCCGCATCCGCGCGCAAGGCAGGCCCCATCAAACGCGCCCTCTGCATCCTGCTGACATTCGTGGCCGTACTGGTGGCACAAGCGTTTTTCCGTGCGCATGGCGTGGGTGACGCCATGCTGCTGATGCAAGGCATGATTGGCGGGCGCGGCATGGAATCGCTGGATCTGTCAGCGCACATCAGCGGTCTGCCCATAGGCGATGCCTGGCGGGTTATCGTTGGTCATCACATGCAACTGATCTACGCGGTAGTGTTGCTGGGGATTGCCTGGTTCACCCCGAATGCGCACCAGATTCTGGGCCGCTATTCCCCCGCGCTGTTCAAGCCGCAGGAAGCGCCGCAGGCCTTCATGCGCTGGCGCCCGAACACCGCCTGGCTGATTGTTATGCTGGCGCTGCTCTTTCTTTGCCTGGTAAACCTGCACAAGGAAACCCGGTTCCTCTACTTCCAATTCTGA
- a CDS encoding acyl carrier protein, whose protein sequence is MDIKNIEAKVAEIIEGIILTKVDPDTLLIESGLVDSLAAVDLALAVEREFGCKIPPTEIDAHLESVHTLAAFIAENTAA, encoded by the coding sequence ATGGACATCAAGAACATAGAAGCCAAAGTGGCGGAAATTATCGAAGGGATCATTCTTACCAAGGTCGATCCCGACACGCTGCTGATCGAATCCGGTCTGGTGGATTCGCTGGCCGCAGTGGATCTGGCCCTGGCAGTGGAACGGGAATTCGGATGCAAGATTCCGCCCACCGAGATCGATGCGCACCTCGAATCCGTACATACCTTGGCCGCGTTCATCGCGGAGAACACGGCTGCCTGA
- a CDS encoding AMP-binding protein, producing the protein MRFDFNTYDFADTETGGNAVAVVDASGAMSWAALKAATEAWERRARLAGATAGVPLAISGHKEAAFLIAILGCLRLRVPFVPVDVINPPERIARIGQLVQAGLRYDAQGDAFVPGSDNPAPLAETGLAYIMFTSGSTGDPKGVQIGRESVSLFAGWIRDCLNLGAAPVFMDQMLFSFDFSLFNWVGALELGGACVLCQRETIAQRDTFVAYLANTRINVWASTPSFVRQQLFNPDFNHTHLPDLRVFVFGAESLTPTLAEELWQRFPQVRIINSYGPTEATCSTTWVEIDPALRAAAPNPFPIGRAKPYAEVFIENGEISIAGDHVMRGYLNRPDLNASRMFERNGKRGYRSGDLGEIDAQGLVTFRGRIDDQIKLHGYRIELAEIDATIATLPHVRAGATVALRRPDGTIVRLIGFVEPAQTGPAGLQPLPSGLQDWKAILGKRLPPYMIPSELVACHHFPTTSTDKADRKQLERLYLEARLSKKPES; encoded by the coding sequence ATGCGTTTCGACTTCAACACTTATGACTTTGCGGATACCGAGACGGGCGGCAATGCCGTAGCGGTGGTGGACGCCAGCGGCGCAATGAGCTGGGCGGCGCTAAAGGCCGCCACCGAGGCCTGGGAACGCCGCGCGCGCCTGGCTGGCGCTACAGCGGGCGTACCGCTTGCGATTTCGGGTCACAAGGAAGCCGCATTTCTGATTGCCATCCTGGGATGCCTGCGATTGCGCGTGCCCTTTGTTCCCGTGGATGTCATCAACCCGCCCGAGCGCATCGCGCGTATAGGCCAACTGGTGCAGGCGGGCTTGCGCTATGACGCGCAAGGCGATGCTTTTGTGCCGGGCAGCGACAACCCAGCGCCACTCGCGGAAACCGGGTTGGCCTACATCATGTTCACGTCCGGCAGCACCGGCGACCCCAAAGGCGTGCAGATCGGACGGGAAAGCGTCTCACTGTTCGCAGGCTGGATTCGCGATTGCCTGAACTTGGGCGCGGCGCCGGTCTTCATGGACCAGATGCTGTTCAGCTTCGACTTTTCGCTGTTCAACTGGGTCGGCGCGCTGGAACTGGGCGGCGCCTGCGTGTTGTGCCAGCGCGAAACAATTGCGCAACGCGATACTTTTGTCGCCTACCTGGCCAACACGCGCATCAATGTCTGGGCGTCTACCCCATCATTCGTGCGCCAGCAGCTTTTCAATCCTGATTTCAATCACACGCATCTGCCCGATTTGCGCGTCTTTGTGTTTGGCGCGGAATCGCTGACGCCTACGCTGGCCGAAGAACTCTGGCAGCGTTTTCCGCAAGTGCGCATCATCAATTCCTACGGACCGACGGAAGCCACCTGCTCCACGACGTGGGTCGAGATTGATCCTGCCTTGCGCGCGGCCGCCCCCAACCCTTTCCCCATTGGCCGCGCCAAGCCTTATGCCGAAGTTTTTATCGAGAACGGCGAAATCAGCATTGCTGGCGACCACGTCATGCGCGGTTATCTGAACCGCCCCGACCTGAATGCCAGCCGCATGTTCGAACGCAACGGCAAGCGCGGTTATCGCAGCGGCGACCTGGGCGAGATCGATGCGCAGGGGCTGGTCACCTTCCGCGGCCGTATCGATGATCAGATCAAGCTGCATGGCTATCGCATCGAACTGGCCGAGATCGATGCCACTATCGCCACCCTGCCCCATGTGCGGGCGGGCGCCACCGTTGCGTTGCGCCGTCCCGATGGCACCATCGTCCGATTGATTGGTTTTGTCGAACCCGCGCAGACGGGCCCCGCGGGCTTGCAGCCGCTGCCGTCTGGATTGCAGGACTGGAAGGCCATTCTGGGCAAGCGTCTGCCGCCTTACATGATTCCGTCCGAACTGGTCGCCTGCCATCATTTCCCCACGACCAGCACCGATAAGGCCGACCGCAAGCAATTAGAGCGCCTGTACCTTGAGGCCCGCCTCAGCAAGAAACCGGAGTCGTAA
- a CDS encoding alginate O-acetyltransferase AlgF, with protein sequence MPFNLRIAALVLSLTAAGNAVAEGAFAQLYAARPPAGSSFVRVVNSETQPLRAQVAKGPAQEIGPAKLATTYAIVKGNQTFDVLIDGKTAATLKVAPDTFNTLLARREGDKLSFAVIDDSNGAQDALKAELRFYNLAADCPAGKLGVSPSGPALFQDIKPGGSAARAINPVSATLDAGCGAAASPTLALPALQPGDHYSLFLTGTAAAPILRGQVSATDPYSR encoded by the coding sequence ATGCCGTTCAATTTACGCATCGCCGCCCTAGTACTGAGCCTTACCGCCGCCGGCAACGCCGTGGCGGAAGGCGCCTTTGCCCAGCTTTACGCCGCCCGGCCGCCTGCCGGATCGTCATTTGTTCGGGTCGTAAATTCCGAGACCCAGCCGCTGCGCGCGCAAGTGGCCAAGGGGCCCGCACAGGAAATCGGCCCCGCCAAACTGGCGACGACCTACGCGATTGTCAAAGGCAACCAGACCTTTGATGTTTTGATCGACGGCAAGACAGCCGCCACCCTGAAAGTGGCCCCAGATACGTTCAACACGCTGCTTGCCCGGCGCGAAGGGGACAAGCTGTCGTTTGCCGTCATCGACGACAGCAATGGCGCTCAAGACGCGTTGAAAGCGGAACTGCGCTTCTACAATCTGGCGGCCGATTGCCCGGCAGGCAAATTAGGCGTCAGCCCGTCGGGCCCTGCATTGTTCCAGGACATCAAGCCAGGCGGCTCAGCCGCCCGAGCCATCAACCCGGTCAGCGCCACGCTGGACGCGGGTTGCGGCGCCGCCGCGTCCCCTACCCTCGCTCTCCCAGCGCTGCAACCCGGCGACCACTACAGTCTGTTCCTTACCGGAACAGCGGCCGCACCGATTCTGCGCGGCCAGGTCAGCGCCACAGACCCCTACAGCCGATAA
- a CDS encoding acyl-CoA dehydrogenase family protein: MRRVFRDDHELFRDQVRRFVASEIAPHYAEWEKAGVTPRALWLRAGEEGMLNCALPDPYGLGGDFGHAAVVIEELAHANFLGIGFSIHSDMVSPYLLNFGTDAQKDRWLPAMTRGEVIGAIALTEPGAGSDLKAIRTRARRDGGHYVLTGQKTFITNGVNAGLAIVLASTDPDLGARGLSLFCVEENLPGYTKGAALNKIGQHSQDTCELYFDDVRVPADCLLGQENAAFEYMTRELARERLAIALRAAASVEGMLEEAAQYTRDRKVFSRRVIDYQNTRFKLANARAQSTMLRVFLDDCLARQIEGELDATTAAIAKLNATEIQGRILDDLLQMYGGYGYMAEYGIGRAWVDARALRIFGGTSEVMLEIIGRSFN; this comes from the coding sequence ATGCGCCGCGTGTTCCGTGATGATCATGAATTGTTCCGCGATCAGGTGCGCCGCTTCGTCGCCAGCGAGATCGCGCCCCACTATGCCGAATGGGAAAAGGCCGGAGTCACGCCGCGCGCACTCTGGCTACGCGCTGGCGAAGAAGGCATGCTGAACTGCGCCCTGCCTGATCCCTATGGCCTGGGCGGAGACTTCGGCCACGCCGCCGTCGTCATCGAGGAGTTGGCGCATGCAAACTTCCTGGGCATTGGCTTTTCCATCCACTCCGACATGGTGTCGCCGTATCTGCTGAACTTTGGCACGGATGCCCAGAAAGACCGCTGGTTGCCCGCCATGACCCGAGGCGAAGTGATCGGCGCCATTGCCCTGACCGAACCGGGCGCAGGCAGCGACCTGAAGGCCATTCGCACGCGCGCCCGCCGTGACGGCGGACACTACGTCCTGACCGGCCAGAAAACCTTCATCACCAATGGCGTCAACGCTGGCCTGGCCATTGTGCTGGCCAGTACGGACCCCGACTTGGGCGCGCGCGGATTGTCACTGTTTTGCGTGGAAGAAAACCTGCCCGGCTACACCAAGGGCGCAGCGCTGAACAAAATCGGCCAACACAGCCAGGACACCTGCGAGCTGTACTTTGACGATGTGCGGGTGCCAGCCGATTGTCTGCTGGGCCAGGAGAACGCCGCGTTCGAATACATGACCCGCGAACTGGCCCGCGAGCGCCTGGCCATTGCGCTGCGCGCCGCCGCCTCAGTGGAAGGCATGCTGGAAGAAGCCGCGCAATACACGCGTGACCGCAAGGTCTTCAGCCGCCGCGTGATCGACTACCAGAACACGCGTTTCAAACTGGCCAATGCGCGTGCGCAAAGCACCATGTTGCGAGTGTTCCTGGATGATTGTCTGGCTCGCCAGATAGAAGGCGAACTGGACGCCACAACCGCCGCCATCGCCAAGCTGAACGCCACCGAGATACAAGGCCGAATTCTTGATGACCTACTGCAAATGTACGGCGGTTATGGGTACATGGCAGAGTACGGGATTGGCCGCGCCTGGGTCGACGCGCGGGCACTGCGCATCTTTGGCGGCACCAGCGAAGTCATGCTGGAGATCATCGGCCGCAGCTTCAATTAA
- a CDS encoding DUF4434 domain-containing protein: MAPLAACTPPLSLNATFLQLWRSHLDLSPEDWRQRLSAYRRLGCREIFLQWAGLEGGRPDDWMAPDAVLRTIFDEAEHQGLGVHVGLPYDQRWWDVLAGTDTPALAAYLNQTRERGVAYMQQAPWSKRRAFRGWYLPYELEQYNWASSERQALLIPWLDAFSRAAQATSRGVPCISTYYSRLPGDGSLMKLWSNILDHVGIHPMIQDGVGVAGLANYQALAPLHDMLLARRASFDLILELFEELPSGSTDGSTFKARSADFDRVKQQWAVARGYGAKRVVAFAIDPWVIDNTPEARALMQAWLAARV, translated from the coding sequence TTGGCGCCGTTGGCCGCGTGCACGCCGCCGCTATCGTTGAACGCCACATTCTTGCAGTTGTGGCGCAGCCATCTGGATTTGAGCCCCGAAGACTGGCGTCAGCGCTTGTCGGCGTACAGGCGCCTGGGTTGCCGCGAAATCTTCTTGCAGTGGGCAGGGCTTGAAGGCGGCCGGCCAGATGACTGGATGGCGCCTGACGCCGTGTTGCGCACGATATTTGACGAGGCCGAGCACCAGGGCCTGGGCGTGCACGTGGGCCTGCCCTACGATCAACGCTGGTGGGACGTGCTGGCTGGCACGGATACGCCGGCTTTGGCCGCCTACCTGAATCAGACGCGCGAGCGTGGCGTGGCCTATATGCAGCAGGCGCCCTGGTCCAAGCGGCGCGCATTTCGCGGTTGGTATCTGCCCTATGAGCTGGAGCAATACAACTGGGCGTCCTCAGAGCGCCAGGCGCTCTTGATTCCTTGGCTGGACGCTTTCTCGCGCGCGGCCCAGGCCACCAGCCGGGGCGTGCCTTGTATCTCTACCTATTACAGCCGCTTGCCCGGCGATGGTTCGCTGATGAAGCTCTGGAGCAACATCCTTGATCACGTCGGCATTCATCCGATGATTCAGGATGGCGTCGGTGTGGCCGGTCTGGCCAACTATCAGGCGCTTGCGCCATTGCACGACATGCTGCTGGCCCGCCGTGCGTCGTTCGACCTGATTCTGGAGCTGTTCGAAGAACTGCCTTCGGGCAGCACCGACGGATCTACCTTCAAGGCCCGTTCGGCGGATTTCGATCGGGTCAAGCAGCAGTGGGCGGTGGCACGTGGTTATGGGGCCAAGCGGGTGGTGGCATTTGCGATAGACCCCTGGGTCATCGACAACACACCCGAGGCCCGGGCGCTGATGCAGGCCTGGCTGGCGGCCCGCGTCTGA
- a CDS encoding YidB family protein, translating to MSLLDTLASMAGGNQQGGSASLLPALIEQLNKYPGGLSGLIAQFQQGGLSDVVASWVGTGQNLPVSPDQLGSVLDPGVVNDLAAKTGQDTNSVLGSLSSLLPQLVDKATPDGAVQPGSQFNPTDLLASLSGLFGNRS from the coding sequence ATGAGCCTATTGGATACCTTGGCCTCGATGGCCGGCGGCAATCAGCAAGGGGGTTCAGCTTCGTTGCTGCCCGCGCTGATTGAGCAACTGAACAAATATCCCGGTGGCCTGAGCGGCCTGATCGCTCAGTTTCAACAGGGTGGACTAAGCGACGTCGTCGCGTCGTGGGTGGGCACGGGTCAGAACCTGCCTGTCAGCCCCGACCAGCTTGGCTCCGTGCTGGACCCAGGTGTTGTGAATGATCTTGCGGCCAAGACCGGCCAGGATACCAACTCCGTTTTGGGGTCCCTGTCCTCGTTGCTGCCGCAACTGGTGGACAAGGCTACGCCCGATGGCGCAGTGCAACCCGGCAGTCAATTCAATCCGACCGATCTGTTGGCTTCGCTTTCAGGTTTGTTCGGCAATCGCAGCTAA
- a CDS encoding lytic murein transglycosylase encodes MKSLFAYALSGLALTLLAPAAQAAEPFAACLSQLRGPALKAGVSGATFDTHTAKLTPDMAVIDLLDAQPEFKTPIWDYMAALVDDERVADGQAGMARWRADLNRAAAQYGVDPATIAAVWGVESNYGRILGGRPLLTSLSTLSCFGRRQAYFRGEFFATLKIIQDEHIAADRLVGSWAGAFGQTQFMPSTYLRLAVDFDGDGRRDLVDSVPDALASTANFLKRAGWNNGLAWGYEVKLPAGMDTAGAGRKNKRPMSSWATQGVTRVDGQPLPGGDTSAGLLLPAGKAGPAFLVTRNFDALYSYNAAESYALAIAHLSDRLRGGGPLVQAWPTDDPGLSRAERRELQRLLIAKGYDVGEPDGMIGARTRQALQAAQKELGLTPDGRAGQKALKALRATSASAAGRGAG; translated from the coding sequence ATGAAATCCCTGTTCGCCTATGCGTTGTCCGGCCTTGCGCTGACGTTGCTGGCGCCGGCCGCTCAGGCGGCCGAGCCTTTTGCTGCCTGCCTGTCGCAACTGCGCGGCCCCGCGCTCAAGGCAGGCGTGTCGGGCGCAACCTTCGACACACATACTGCCAAACTGACGCCCGATATGGCGGTGATTGATCTGCTGGACGCCCAGCCTGAATTCAAGACGCCGATCTGGGACTATATGGCCGCGCTGGTCGACGACGAGCGTGTGGCGGACGGGCAGGCAGGCATGGCGCGCTGGCGCGCTGACTTGAATCGCGCGGCCGCGCAATACGGCGTAGATCCCGCGACCATTGCCGCTGTTTGGGGCGTAGAAAGCAATTACGGCCGCATTCTGGGTGGCCGGCCGCTGCTGACTTCCTTGTCGACGCTGTCATGTTTTGGCCGTCGACAGGCCTATTTTCGGGGCGAGTTCTTCGCCACCTTGAAGATCATCCAGGACGAGCACATTGCTGCCGACCGCTTGGTGGGTTCCTGGGCGGGCGCCTTCGGCCAGACCCAATTCATGCCGTCTACCTACCTGCGTCTGGCGGTGGATTTTGATGGAGACGGCCGCCGCGATCTGGTCGACAGTGTGCCCGACGCCCTGGCGTCCACCGCCAACTTCTTAAAGCGTGCGGGTTGGAACAATGGGCTTGCCTGGGGGTATGAAGTGAAACTGCCCGCAGGCATGGACACTGCAGGCGCGGGCCGCAAGAACAAGCGTCCTATGTCGTCCTGGGCCACACAAGGGGTGACGCGCGTTGACGGACAGCCTCTGCCTGGCGGTGATACATCGGCGGGCTTGCTGTTGCCCGCGGGCAAAGCGGGCCCGGCATTTCTGGTCACGCGCAATTTCGACGCCTTGTATTCCTATAACGCTGCCGAAAGCTATGCGCTGGCTATTGCCCATTTGTCCGACCGGCTGCGTGGCGGCGGTCCATTGGTGCAAGCCTGGCCTACAGACGATCCTGGCCTGTCGCGGGCCGAGCGGCGTGAGTTGCAACGTCTGTTGATTGCCAAAGGCTATGACGTAGGCGAACCCGATGGCATGATCGGCGCCCGCACGCGTCAGGCTTTGCAGGCGGCGCAGAAAGAGCTTGGCTTGACGCCTGACGGGCGAGCAGGCCAAAAGGCACTGAAGGCGTTGCGGGCAACAAGCGCGTCCGCGGCAGGACGAGGCGCAGGCTGA
- a CDS encoding MOSC domain-containing protein has protein sequence MNITIDALLTGVVRPLGDSGRDSGIDKHPVGQRLWLGPEGLNGDEQADRRFHGGPEKALHHYAREHYAAWQEALGDLAVLHAPGAFGENISTRGLTERDVCVGDIYRAGTALIQVSQARQPCWKLDHRFNHRGMAARVQASGMTGWYYRVLQEGWLITGDTLSLQERPHAQWTLARVQDILNRRVLDPDVLHALANLPELSPNWRALFEKRARAGEVEDWTRRLQGDTAATLPKESQT, from the coding sequence ATGAACATTACGATTGACGCACTGCTGACAGGCGTGGTCCGGCCGCTGGGCGACTCCGGCCGCGACAGCGGCATAGACAAGCATCCAGTAGGACAACGCTTGTGGTTGGGGCCGGAGGGTCTCAACGGCGACGAGCAGGCCGACCGACGTTTTCATGGTGGCCCCGAAAAGGCGCTGCATCACTATGCGCGCGAACACTATGCCGCCTGGCAAGAGGCGTTAGGTGATCTGGCCGTGCTGCACGCGCCCGGCGCGTTTGGCGAGAACATCTCGACCCGCGGCCTGACCGAACGCGACGTCTGCGTCGGTGATATCTACCGCGCCGGAACGGCATTGATTCAAGTGTCGCAGGCGCGCCAGCCTTGCTGGAAGCTGGATCACCGGTTCAACCACCGCGGCATGGCGGCTCGCGTGCAGGCGAGCGGCATGACAGGCTGGTACTACCGCGTGCTGCAAGAGGGATGGCTGATCACGGGCGACACCCTGTCCTTGCAAGAACGCCCCCATGCACAATGGACGCTGGCGCGTGTGCAAGACATTTTGAACCGGCGTGTGCTCGATCCGGATGTGTTGCATGCGCTGGCAAACTTGCCCGAGCTGTCGCCCAATTGGCGCGCATTGTTCGAGAAGCGCGCCCGCGCGGGCGAAGTCGAAGACTGGACCCGGCGCCTGCAAGGCGACACCGCCGCGACACTCCCCAAGGAATCCCAAACATGA